Proteins encoded by one window of uncultured Celeribacter sp.:
- a CDS encoding 3-hydroxybenzoate 6-monooxygenase, with the protein MSDLPIIIAGGGIGGLAAACGLARKGHRSIVVEQAPALGEIGAGIQIGPNAFHCFDYLGVGDEAREKAVYIDKLRLMDAQTAEDITSIPLDEPFRERFKNPYAVVHRADLHGVLLKYCEDSPLVDIRTSHVVEGYEQDGTSVTLKVKDRDPIKGSFLIGAEGLRSPIRNQMVGDGEPRISGHTTYRSVIPTEQMPEDLRWNAATLWAGPKCHIVHYPLKGWKVFNLVVTYHRDVQEAIAGRPVSKEEVAAGFEHIHPKARQVIEHGSDWKLWVLCDRDPISNWVEDRVALLGDAAHPMLQYFAQGACMAMEDAVAMSHCIEHYGENVERALQIYQEMRKVRTARVQMNSRLIGEYIYHPDDAKAAVRNHVMSGMSQDEWYDQLSWLYGSTGLDDTTVNAALKTAAE; encoded by the coding sequence TCCATCGTCGTCGAACAAGCCCCCGCGCTTGGCGAGATCGGCGCCGGCATTCAGATCGGTCCGAACGCTTTCCATTGCTTCGACTATCTGGGCGTCGGCGACGAGGCGCGTGAGAAGGCGGTCTATATCGACAAGCTGCGCCTGATGGATGCGCAAACCGCCGAGGACATCACGTCCATTCCCCTGGACGAACCATTCCGCGAGCGCTTTAAAAACCCCTACGCCGTGGTGCATCGCGCCGACCTGCATGGTGTTCTGCTGAAGTATTGCGAAGACAGCCCGCTGGTGGACATCCGCACCTCACATGTGGTCGAAGGCTACGAACAGGACGGCACCTCCGTCACGCTCAAGGTGAAAGACCGTGATCCGATCAAAGGCTCTTTCCTGATCGGTGCCGAAGGTCTGCGTTCACCGATCCGCAACCAAATGGTCGGCGACGGCGAGCCGCGCATCTCCGGCCACACCACCTATCGTTCCGTCATCCCGACCGAGCAGATGCCCGAAGACCTGCGCTGGAACGCGGCCACGCTTTGGGCCGGTCCGAAATGTCACATCGTGCACTACCCGCTCAAGGGCTGGAAAGTGTTCAACCTCGTGGTGACCTATCACCGCGATGTGCAGGAGGCCATCGCAGGCCGTCCGGTCTCCAAAGAAGAGGTCGCCGCTGGGTTCGAGCACATCCACCCGAAGGCCCGTCAGGTCATCGAACATGGCTCGGACTGGAAGCTCTGGGTGCTCTGCGACCGCGATCCGATCTCCAACTGGGTCGAGGACCGTGTGGCTTTGCTGGGCGATGCCGCGCACCCGATGCTTCAGTATTTCGCCCAAGGCGCCTGTATGGCCATGGAAGACGCCGTCGCCATGTCCCATTGCATCGAGCATTACGGCGAGAACGTCGAGCGCGCGCTCCAGATTTATCAGGAGATGCGCAAGGTCCGCACCGCCCGCGTTCAAATGAATTCGCGTCTCATCGGCGAATACATTTACCACCCGGATGACGCCAAAGCCGCCGTGCGCAACCACGTCATGTCGGGCATGTCGCAGGATGAATGGTACGACCAGCTCTCCTGGCTCTACGGCTCCACCGGCCTTGACGACACGACTGTGAACGCCGCGCTGAAAACCGCCGCCGAATAA
- a CDS encoding cupin domain-containing protein codes for MLTEDRNHDTIEHGMQPEDTPELRALYKGFEENNLLPLWTQLGDLMPMTPKSKAVPHVWRWADLLPLAEKSGELVPVGRGGERRAIGLANPGLGGNAYVSPTMWAAIQYLCPGENAPEHRHSQNAFRFVVEGEGVWTVVNGDPVRMSRGDLLLTPGWCFHGHHNVATEPMAWIDGLDIPFSQQMDVGFFEFGSDRVTDNATPDYSQGERLWCHPGLRPLSQLQNTVSSPIGAYRWEFTDRALTEQLLLEDEGQPATVEQGHAAIRYVNPTTGGDVMPTIRCEFHRLRAGTQTATRNEVGSTVFQVFEGKGAVVMNGVEHKLEKGDMFVVPSWVPWSLQAETQFDLFRFSDAPIMERLGFMRQMVEGQ; via the coding sequence ATGCTGACCGAAGATCGCAACCACGACACCATCGAGCATGGTATGCAGCCGGAGGACACGCCGGAACTGCGCGCGCTTTACAAAGGCTTCGAAGAGAACAATCTTTTGCCGCTCTGGACCCAGCTTGGCGACCTGATGCCGATGACGCCCAAGTCCAAGGCCGTGCCGCATGTCTGGCGGTGGGCCGATCTTCTGCCGCTGGCGGAAAAATCCGGCGAGCTGGTTCCAGTGGGCCGGGGCGGCGAACGCCGTGCGATTGGCCTTGCCAATCCGGGGCTCGGTGGCAACGCCTATGTCAGCCCGACCATGTGGGCCGCGATCCAGTATCTCTGCCCGGGCGAAAACGCGCCGGAACACCGCCATTCGCAAAACGCCTTTCGCTTCGTCGTCGAGGGCGAAGGTGTCTGGACCGTGGTCAATGGCGACCCGGTGCGCATGTCGCGGGGCGATTTGCTTTTGACGCCCGGCTGGTGTTTTCACGGTCACCACAATGTCGCGACAGAGCCGATGGCCTGGATCGACGGGCTCGACATTCCGTTCTCGCAACAGATGGACGTTGGCTTTTTTGAATTCGGCTCTGACCGGGTGACAGACAACGCCACCCCCGACTATTCGCAAGGTGAGCGCCTCTGGTGCCATCCGGGCCTGCGGCCTCTGTCGCAGTTGCAAAACACGGTCTCCTCGCCGATTGGCGCCTATCGTTGGGAGTTCACCGACCGGGCGTTGACCGAACAGCTTTTGCTCGAAGACGAAGGCCAGCCCGCCACGGTTGAGCAGGGCCACGCCGCGATCCGCTACGTCAACCCGACCACCGGCGGCGACGTGATGCCGACGATCCGCTGCGAATTCCACCGTTTGCGGGCGGGCACGCAGACGGCGACGCGCAATGAGGTCGGCTCCACCGTCTTCCAGGTTTTTGAGGGCAAGGGCGCCGTCGTGATGAATGGCGTCGAGCATAAGCTGGAAAAAGGCGACATGTTCGTCGTGCCCTCCTGGGTGCCGTGGTCCTTGCAGG
- a CDS encoding fumarylacetoacetate hydrolase family protein: MAYVFPPAPQASVAVDGSDDRLPVRRIFCVGRNYAAHAREMGKDPDRDPPFFFTKPADAVVDSGETVAYPPETENFHYEAELVAVIGKAGKNIAEEDSLSHVWGYAVGNDLTRRDLQLVAREQGRPWDWGKAFDRSAVIGPVFPVEKVGHPDKGSIKLTVNGDVKQDADLAELIWSVPEIISILSHSISLEPGDLIMTGTPAGVGPMVEGDVCVVEIEGLGKIETPIGKREA, encoded by the coding sequence ATGGCTTATGTCTTCCCCCCCGCGCCCCAGGCCTCTGTGGCCGTCGATGGCTCCGACGATCGTCTGCCGGTCCGCCGCATTTTCTGTGTCGGTCGCAACTACGCCGCCCACGCCCGTGAGATGGGCAAGGACCCGGATCGCGATCCGCCGTTCTTCTTCACCAAACCGGCCGATGCCGTGGTGGACAGCGGCGAGACCGTCGCCTACCCGCCGGAGACCGAGAATTTCCACTACGAGGCGGAACTCGTGGCGGTGATCGGCAAAGCGGGCAAGAACATCGCGGAAGAGGACAGCCTCTCGCACGTCTGGGGCTATGCCGTGGGCAACGACCTGACGCGCCGCGACCTGCAACTTGTGGCCCGCGAACAGGGCCGTCCGTGGGACTGGGGCAAGGCGTTTGACCGCTCCGCCGTCATCGGGCCGGTCTTCCCGGTCGAAAAGGTCGGCCACCCGGACAAGGGTTCGATCAAGCTCACCGTGAATGGCGACGTCAAGCAGGACGCCGATCTGGCGGAGCTCATTTGGTCGGTGCCGGAGATCATCTCGATCCTGTCGCATTCCATCTCGCTTGAGCCCGGCGATCTGATCATGACCGGCACGCCGGCGGGTGTTGGGCCGATGGTTGAGGGCGATGTCTGTGTCGTCGAGATCGAAGGCCTGGGCAAGATCGAAACGCCCATCGGAAAACGTGAGGCGTAA
- the maiA gene encoding maleylacetoacetate isomerase has protein sequence MPLKLHNFFRSSTSTRLRAALNLKGLEYDYIAYVLRDGETRTPEYLAKNPQGLVPTLETEDGSFLTQSLAIMEWLEETHPEPALLPADAEGRARVRALSYMIACEIHPLNNLRVLFRIRDQFGADEEAQKEWFTHWVTLTFDALEAELSASPQTGTYCHGDTPTMADCCLYAQVWNNKRFGVPLENWPVISRIYAELDTLPAFTKAAPPNQPDAA, from the coding sequence ATGCCGTTGAAGTTGCACAACTTCTTCCGCTCCTCCACCTCAACGCGGCTCAGAGCCGCGTTGAACCTCAAGGGGCTGGAGTATGACTATATCGCCTATGTGCTGCGCGATGGGGAAACCCGGACGCCCGAGTATCTGGCGAAGAACCCACAGGGTCTCGTGCCGACGCTTGAGACCGAGGACGGCAGCTTTCTGACGCAATCTCTCGCCATCATGGAATGGCTGGAGGAGACCCACCCGGAACCTGCGCTTTTGCCCGCGGATGCCGAGGGCCGCGCCCGTGTGCGTGCGCTGTCCTATATGATCGCCTGTGAGATCCATCCGCTCAACAACCTGCGCGTTTTGTTCCGCATTCGTGATCAGTTCGGCGCCGACGAAGAGGCCCAGAAAGAGTGGTTCACTCATTGGGTCACGCTTACCTTTGACGCGCTGGAAGCCGAGCTGTCCGCCTCACCGCAGACCGGCACCTATTGCCATGGCGACACACCGACGATGGCCGATTGCTGCCTCTATGCGCAGGTGTGGAACAACAAACGCTTTGGCGTGCCGCTGGAAAACTGGCCGGTGATTTCGCGCATTTATGCCGAACTCGACACGCTGCCCGCCTTCACCAAAGCGGCCCCGCCCAATCAACCCGACGCCGCCTGA